ATCGCCCGCGAACAGGGCGTCGGCGTCGACCTGGCAGCCTTTGAAACCGAGTTGCAGGCACAGAAGGAGCGTTCGCGCAACGCCGCGGCCGTCGATACCGACGACTGGGTGGAGTTGTTCCCCATTCGCGAGAGCGTCTTCACGGGCTACGACACGCTGACCGAGCGGGTGAAGATCGCCCGTTACCGCCGCGTGACCTCCAAAGGCAAAACCTCCTACCAGCTGGTCTTCGACCGCACGCCGTTTTACGGCAATTCGGGCGGCCAGATCGGTGACATCGGCTATATCGAGAATGCCAACGAGCGCATCGCCGTCGTGGCTACCGAAAAGGAAAACGGACTGATTATCCATATCGTCAAGGAGCTTCCCGAAAACCCTGCGGCCGAGTTCACGGCCGTCGTTGACGCTGCCAAACGCCAGGCCGCGGCCAACAACCACACCGCGACGCACCTCATGCACGAGGCGCTGCGCAAGGTGCTGGGATCGCACGTCGAGCAGAAGGGTTCGATGGTGACGCCCGAGATCCTGCGCTTCGACTTTTCGCATTTCCAGAAGATGACCCCCGCCGAGCTTCGCCAGGTCGAGATGCTCGTCAACCGCGCCGTCCGCGCCAACTATCCGTTGGAGGAGAACCGCGAGGCCACCAAGGAGGAGGCCGAAAAATGCGGTGCCATGATGCTCTTCGGCGAGAAGTACGGCGACAAGGTGCGCATGGTGCGCTTCGGTACGTCGGTCGAGCTCTGCGGCGGCACGCACACCAGCGCCACGGGTAACATCGGGTTCTTCAAGATACTGACCGAGAGCGCCATCTCGGCCGGCGTGCGCCGCATCGAAGCCGTCACGGGCGAACAGGCCGAGAAGATCATCTACGCCGCCGAGGATACGATGCGCGACATCAGCGAATACCTCCACAACCCGCAGGTGCTGCAGGCCGTAAAGAAGATGTTCGAGAGCAACGAGACGCTTTCGAAGGAGGTCGAGGCCATGCGCCGCGAGCAGGTCGCACAGTGGGCCGAGAAGATCATCTCCTCGACGCCCGAGCGCCACGGGGTGCAGCTCATCGCCACGCAGACCGACCGTACGCCCGAGTTCGTCAAAGACCTGGCCTACAACCTGCGTGCCCGCTCCCCGAAACTGGTGTTCGTGCAGGGGTCGGTCAACGACGGCAAACCCATGCTGACGGTGATGCTCGGCGACGAGATCACGGCTCAGGGCGTGAACGCCGGTGCCGTGGTGCGCGAGGCTGCGAAACTGATGCAGGGCGGCGGCGGCGGACAGGCGTTCTTCGCCACGGCGGGCGGCAAGAACCCCGACGGGCTGCAGGCCGCCATCGACAAGGCCGTGGAGCTGATTATGGCCCAGGTAAAGTAAAAGAATAGTTAAAAACCGGATAATTATGAATAACAAGGTATTACTGATGATCCTCGACGGCTGGGGCAACGGCCGCCACGACAAGGCCGATGTCATTTCGACCGTCCATCCCGAATATATCTCGGCCATGACGGCGAAATATCCCCATGCCGAGCTGCGCACCGACGGCGAGAACGTCGGCCTGCCCGACGGCCAGATGGGCAACTCGGAGGTCGGGCACCTCAATATCGGCGCCGGCCGCGTGGTCTACCAGGATCTGGTGAAGATCAACCGCGCCTGCCGCGACAATTCGATCCTGGAGAACCCCGAGGTCAAGGCAGCGTTCGAACATGCCAAAAAGAACGGCGTGAACATGCATTTCATGGGCCTCGTGTCGGATGGCGGCGTGCACTCGTCGCTCGAGCACCTTTTCAAGCTGTGCGACATCTCGGCGGCCTACGGCCTCGAAAATACCTTCGTGCACTGCTTCATGGACGGCCGCGACACCGACCCGCACAGCGGCAAGGGGTTCGTCGCCGACCTCGAAAAGCACCTCGCAGCCACGACGGGCAAGATCGCCACGGTGATCGGGCGCTACTACGCGATGGATCGCGACAAGCGCTGGGAACGTGTCAAGGTCGCCTACGACGCGCTGGTCAGCGGCATCGGCGAGCGTTCGTCGGACATGGTCGAAGCCGTCCAGAAATCCTATGACGAGGGCGTTACGGACGAGTTCATCAAGCCTTTCGTGCGCATCGACGAGAACGGGCAGCCCGTCGGCATGATCCGCCCCAACGACGTGGTGGTCTTTTTCAACTACCGCAATGACCGCGCCAAGGAGCTGACCATCGTGCTGACGCAGGAGGACATGCCCGCCGAGGGGATGCACACCATGCCCCTCTACTATTGCTGCATGACCCCCTACGATGCCAAGTTCACGGGGCTGCACATCCTCTTCGACAAGGACAACGTGCCCAACACCATCGGCGAGTTCGTTTCGAAGCAGGGCTTGCGGCAGCTGCGCATCGCCGAGACCGAGAAATATGCCCACGTGACGTTCTTCCTGAACGGCGGCCGCGAGGCGGAGTTCGCGGGCGAAGACCGCATCCTCGTCGCGTCGCCCAAGGTGGCCACCTACGACCTGCAACCCGAGATGAGCGCTCCGGAAGTCGCTGACAAACTGGTTGCTGCACTCGGTGAGCGGAAGTTCGACTTTATCTGCCTGAATTTCGCCAACGGCGACATGGTCGGCCATACGGGCGTCTACGATGCCATCGTGAAGGCCGTGAAGGCCGTCGACGGGTGCGTCGCCAAAGTTGTCGAGGCTGCTAAGGAGAACGGTTACGAGGTCGTCATGATCGCCGACCACGGCAATGCCGACAACGCTGTCAATGCCGACGGTACGCCCAATACGGCGCATTCGCTCAACCCCGTGCCCATCGTGGTCGTTTCCGACCGTGTGAAGTCGGTGCACGACGGTATCCTGGCCGACGTCGCGCCGACGGTGCTCAAGTTGATGGGGCTGGAGCAACCCGCCGAAATGACCGGCAAGGCGCTCGTGGAGATGAAATAGCCTGCCTTTTCAATAAAACACCCCGGAATCTACATTCCGGGGTGTTTTTCGTTAGGGGTGACGTGTCGGGATAAACCCTTATTTGGAGCGTGGCAAATTCCGGGAATTAAAAGAGCGTTTGCTGCTGCGCAGATGCAGGCCGGTAGAACTCCATCCGGGTGGCTATGCCCAGCTTTGCGCACAGGTTGCGGAACGTGTCGTCCAGCGCCCGGCAGTTCGGGCCGAAGCATTCGTAGCGGTTGCCGAAACAGGCTTCGTAACGTGCTTTCAGCCCGGGGAACCCGCGCTCCAGGGCGGCATGGAAATGCTCCCTCGACCCGCTGCGGAGCGTCACGCCGAACATCGGGAGGATATACGACGCCCCCGCGTCCTTCGCCCGGCGGACGATGGCTTCGACATTTTCCCGCGTGTCGTTGATCAGCGGCAGCAGCGGCATCATCGTGACACCCGTATAGATGCCCTTGGCAGCCAGTGCCGCCATCGCGTGGAACCGCTCCGAAGAGGCCGGGGCGCCGGGTTCCGTGCGGACGCTGAGCGCGTCGTCGGCACAGGTCACGGTGAAACTCACCGCCGCGTAGGTGGCGGAAATTTCCTGCAGGATGTCGGCATCGCGCTCCGCCAGGGAGCTCTTGGTGATGACATGCACCGGGAAACGCTCGTCGGCGATCATGCCCAGTGCCCGGCGGGTCAGCCGCAGCTCGCGCTCGACGGGCATGTAGGGGTCGTTCATCGACCCCGTGCCGATCGTGGCGCGTTTTTTCCGCCGGGCACGCAGCTCGGCGGGCAGCAATTCCAGTGCGTTGCGCTTCACGGCTATCTGGGCGATGTCCCCGATCCCGTAGCAGTCGCTGCGCGTGTCGCAGTAGATGCACCCGTGCTGGCATCCCCGGTAGAGGTTCATGTTGTAGGCGATGCCGAACCACCGATCGGCCGTCCGCAGCTTCGAGAGGATCGTTTTGGTTTCGATATACCGCATGGGCGGGTCAGTAGAGCTCGATGAACTCGTAGGTGTTGCCTACGGCCGCCAGGTAACGCAGGAACTCCTCACGGGAGATCACCACCGTCGCCCGGTTGTCGTTGGGGTGGAACGAGTAGGCCGGCAGCCGTTGCAGGCTGGCGTCGAGGAACAGGTGCACGTGCCTGGCCGGGTCGTTGATCAGCCCGAAGGGCGACACCGAACCGGGACGCAGCCCCAGCCAGCGCTCCATGCGCTGCTCCGAAGCGAACGACAGTTTACCCTGCCTCAGGCGGTGTTCCAGGTCGTGGATGGCCAGGTTCCGTTCGCAGTCGAAACATACGAGGTAGTGGCGGTTGCCTTTGTGGTTGCGGAAAAAGAGGTTCTTGCAGTGCTTCGACCCGTCGTCGCGCCAGTAGCGGCGTGCGGCCTCGATGGTCGGTGCCTCGGGGTGTTCGTACCACGTGTAGGCGATGCCGCGGGCGTCGAGCCAGCCGAAAACCCGCTGCCGGCGTTCGTCCGGCGTCGGGGCGGCCGTTGCGGCGCCGGGGCTTGCCGTTTCCATTCCGTCCATGGCTATCGGGCCTTGCAGAATTCTTCGATATTCTCCGCGATGCAGCCTACCAGCACGTCGATGGCTTCGCGCGGCGACCATGCGTTGTGGGGCGAGAGCAGCAGCCGGTCGGGTTCGCGGATGCCCAGCAGCGGGTTATCCGCGGCCAGCGGCTCGCGCGAGAATACGTCGAGCGCGGCGCCTGCGACCGATCCCCGGTCGAGGGCTTCGGCCAGTGCCGCCTCGTCGACGATCCCGCCGCGGGCGACGTTCACGAGGATGGCCGATTGCTTCATCACGGCCAGCTCCGGGGCGCCGATCAGCCCCCGCGTGTGGTCGTTCAGCGGCGCGTGCACCGAGACCGTGTCCGCCCAGCCCAGCAGTTCGGGAAGCGACACGGCGGGGTAGGGCTCTTCGCGCACGGCGCCCGAGGTCGAGGTGTAGCGTACCTCGCAGCCGAAGGCCGCGGCGAGCCGCGCCACTTCGTGCCCGATGGCGCCGAGCCCCACGATGCCCCACTTCGAGCCGTAGAGCTGGTGCGTGGGTTTGGCGAAGTGGAACTGCTGCCCGGCGGCCGAGTAAGCGCCGCTCTTGACATAGCGGTCGTAGTAGACGATGTGCCGCCGCAGGGCGATGGCCGCCCCGAGGGTGGTTTCGGCTACGGAGTGCGTCGAGTAGCCCGCGGCGTTCCTGACGGCGATGCCCAGCTCGGCCGCGGCGTCGAGGTCGATGTTGTTCATGCCCGTGGCGGCTATGCAGATCAGGCGCAGCCCGGGGAGTGCGGCGAGCGTCTCGCGGCGCATCACGACTTTGTTGGTGATGACGATTTCGGCATCGCGGCAGCGATCCGCGACCTCGTCCGGCGCGGTCGTGCTGTAACCCGTGTACCGGCCCAGCTCGTGCAGGCGGGTCAGGTCGGCACCCCCGAGGGTGTACTCGTCCAGAAATACGATGTTAGGTTTCATTGGCGTATGTGTTTATGGTTTTGTTGTCAGTCCATTTCCCCGATCAGCGTGCGGATCGCCACCGAGGCGCAGCCGATGCCGAACAGCGCCGGGATGTAGGAGATCGTGCCGACGTTCGACTTCTTGTTCTGCTCGTCGCAGAGGATCATCGCCCCCTCGCGCATGGCCTCGGGCGAGAATACCGCCTTGAAGCCGCTGCGGACGCCCAGTTTGTGCAGCCGCTTGCGGAGCATGTGCGCCAGGGGGCAGTGGTGGGTCTTCGAGATGTCGGCGATCTCCATCTTCGTGGGGTCGGTCTTGGCGCCGGCGCCCATCGAGCTGACCAGCGGCAGCGAACGGTCGAGGGCGCCCTTTATCAGCGCCAGCTTGGGCGAGAGGGTGTCGATGGCGTCCACCACGAAATCGTATGCGGCGGCGTCGAGCAGCGTGTAGGTCTCCTCGTCCCGGATGTAGCGGTTGACGACGGTCAGCCCGATCGCGGGGTTGATGTCCCGCAGCCGGTCGGCGAGCACCTCGGCCTTCTGCCGGCCTACGGTCGAATGCAGGGCCACCAACTGGCGGTTGATGTTGCTCGGCGCCACGGTGTCGGCGTCGGCGATGGTCATGTGTCCCACGCCCGCCCGGGCGATCATTTCGGCGGCATAGGCGCCTACGCCGCCCAGTCCCACGACGAGCACGTGCGCCTGCCGGAGCAGGTCGAGTTTTTCCTTGCCGAGCAGCAGCTCGGTGCGTTCAAGCCAGTTATCCATTTTGCGGGGCGAATATCCGTTCGTAATTTTCGGTCGTCGCCCGTTTCAGGGCTTCGACGGTGGTGCCTCTCACCGCTGCCGCGTGCGCGTAGACCTCCTCGATGCCGGTGTCGCTGTCGTCGGTTTCGAGAAAGAGCTGCCCGGGGGGCGTTTCGCGCAGCGCCTCCATGGTCTTGGGCGACGAGAACGTCCGCACGCCGAACGAGAGGTAGTAGCCTTTCTCCAGTGCGCGACGTGCCTGCTCGGGCGAGCCGATGAACCCGTGGAAGATGACGGCACGGGGCTCGCGGGCGGCCAGTTCCAGCATGACGGGCTCGAAGGCCCTGACGCAGTGCAGCACTACGGGCAGTTGCCGGTCGCGCGCCAGTGCCAGCTGGGCGCGGAAGGCGGCCAGTTGCTGCTGGCGCCCGGCGCCGCGGGCATAGTCGAGCCCCGTCTCGCCGATGGCCTGTACGTCCGCCGGGAGCGTGCCGAGTGCGGCAATGTCCTCTTTGTCTGCGTCCCACGGGTGGATGCCGGCGGTGCGGAGCTCGATGCCCCGGCCTGTCGGGCGGTGGGTGTGTATGTTGACGAATTGGGCAGTCATTGCGACAAAAGTACAAATTTTAAGTAAATTAAAAAATAATAGATAATGCATACGGATTTTTCGGAAAAAATTCGTACTTTCGCACGCGAATTATGCTGTTAGCAGGCTAACAACAAAAACCGGCCCGAAATTTAACCCAAAAATATCCAAACATAACAATCAAAATCTTTAACCATGTCGAAAATCATTACACTACGCAAGGGTCTCGACATCAATCTCCGGGGAAAGGCTCAGGAGTCTCTGGCCGACGCGCCGCAGGCTTCGGAGTATGCCCTCTCGCCGCTCGATTTCGAAGGCGTGACTCCCAAGTTGCTGGTTAAGGTAGGCGATGAGGTGAAAGCCGGTACGCCGCTGTTCTTCAATAAGTACAGCGAGCGTGTCCTCTTCACGTCGCCTGTCAGCGGGACGGTTGCTGCCGTCAACCGCGGGGAGAAGCGCAAGGTGCTCTCCGTAACCGTAACGCCGGATGCCACGCAGAGCTACGAGGAGTTCGCCAAGCCCGACCTCCAGAAAGCGTCCCGCGAGGAGATTGTCGAACTGCTGCTCCGTTCGGGCCTTTGGCCGATGATCGTGCAGCGGCCCTATGGCATCATCGCCGACCCGAACGACACGCCGAAGGCCGTTTTCGTTTCCGCCTTCGACTCCGCGCCGCTGGCCCCGGATTACAACTTCGTGCTCCGCAACGAGCAGAAGAACCTCCAGGCCGGCATCGAGGTGATGCGCCGCCTCACGCCGGGCAAAGTGCACCTTTCGGTGCGTGCCAAGGCCGAGGGGCAGATGCCCATGCTCAAGGGTGCCGAGCTGCACACCTTCGCGGGCAAGCATCCCGCGGGCAACGTCGGCATCCAGATCCACCACATCGACCCCGTGAACAAGGGCGACGTCGTGTGGACAGTCAATATCCAGGATCTGGCCATCATCGGCCGCCTGTTCAACGAAGGCCGCGTCGACATGACGAAGATCATCGCCGTAGCCGGCTCTGAGATCGAAAAACCGCAGTACTGCCGCGTCGTCGCGGGCGCCAGGGTCGATTCGATCCTCCGGGGCAACGTGAAACCCCAAAAGGAGGGCGACCGTGTACGCATCATCTCGGGCAACGTGCTCACCGGCACGAAGACTCCGGCCGACGGCTTCCTCGGTTTCTATGCCAATCAGCTCACGGTGATCCCCGAGGGCGACAAGTACGAGCTGCTGGGCTGGGCGATGCCCCGTTTCAACAAGTTCTCCGTATCGCGCTCCTATTTCTCGTGGCTCTGCCCGAAGAAGGCCTACGACCTCGACACCAACATGAACGGCGGCGAGCGCCCGTTCGTCGTGACGGGACTCTACGAGCAGTACCTGCCGATGGACATCTACCCGATGTACCTGCTGAAGGCCTGCCTTGCCGGCGACATCGACAAGATGGAGAACCTCGGCATCTACGAGGTCGTAGAGGAGGATTTCGCCCTGTGCGAATTCGTAGACCCCTCGAAGATCGAGATACAGCAGATCATCCGCGACGGTATTAACTTAATGATTAAGGAGGCATAACGATGAGCGCATTACGCAATTTGGTAGATAAGATCAAGCCCACGTTCACCAAGGGTGGCAAGCTGGGCTTCCTGGAGTCGACGTTCGATGCGTTCGAGACATTCCTGTTCGTACCGAACACCACGACGCAGAAGGGCGCGCACATACGCGACTGCAACGACATGAAGCGTACGATGATCATGGTGGTCGTCGCCCTGATGCCGGCGCTCCTGTTCGGGTTCTATAACACGGGTTACCTGCATTTCCTCTCGCAGGGCGTACAGCCCGAATTCTGGGCTTCTCTCTGGTTCGGGTTCCTCAAGGTGCTGCCCATCATCGTCGTTTCGTACGTCGTCGGCCTGGGCATCGAGTTCGCCTTCGCACAGGCCCGCGGCCACGAGGTCAACGAAGGTTTCCTCGTGACGGGCCTGCTGATCCCGATGATCATGCCGGTGGACATCCCGCTGTGGATGGTGGCGCTGGCCACGGCCTTCTCGGTCATCTTCGGCAAGGAGGTGTTCGGCGGTACGGGTATGAACGTCTTCAACCCCGCGCTGCTGGCCCGCGCCTTCGCGTTCTTCGCCTATACGCCCTCGATGTCGGGCGCTACGGTGTGGATCGCAGGGCTCTCCTCGGGCGAGGGCGTGGTGGAC
This Alistipes onderdonkii DNA region includes the following protein-coding sequences:
- the alaS gene encoding alanine--tRNA ligase, coding for MESNKIRRAFLDFFESKGHVIVPSAPMVVKGDPTLMFTNAGMNQFKDIFLGNAPRKYPRAADTQKCLRVSGKHNDLEEVGHDTYHHTMFEMLGNWSYGDYFKKEAIEWAWELLHGVYKLPADRMYATVFEGSEEDGVPFDQEAYDYWKQFLPEDHIIRGNKHDNFWEMGETGPCGPCSEIHFDLRDEAEIASKPGRGMVNEGHPQVIEIWNLVFMQFNRKANGSLEELPARNVDTGMGFERLCMILQGKKSNYDTDVFQPTIQRISQLSGKTYGADAKCDVAMRVIADHLRAIAFSIADGQLPSNVKAGYVIRRILRRAVRYGYTYLGFTEPTICRLVPGLVEQMGGQFPELKAQQALIEKVIEEEEASFLRTLATGISLLDGVVEKTRREGRELISGKDAFELYDTFGFPIDLTELIAREQGVGVDLAAFETELQAQKERSRNAAAVDTDDWVELFPIRESVFTGYDTLTERVKIARYRRVTSKGKTSYQLVFDRTPFYGNSGGQIGDIGYIENANERIAVVATEKENGLIIHIVKELPENPAAEFTAVVDAAKRQAAANNHTATHLMHEALRKVLGSHVEQKGSMVTPEILRFDFSHFQKMTPAELRQVEMLVNRAVRANYPLEENREATKEEAEKCGAMMLFGEKYGDKVRMVRFGTSVELCGGTHTSATGNIGFFKILTESAISAGVRRIEAVTGEQAEKIIYAAEDTMRDISEYLHNPQVLQAVKKMFESNETLSKEVEAMRREQVAQWAEKIISSTPERHGVQLIATQTDRTPEFVKDLAYNLRARSPKLVFVQGSVNDGKPMLTVMLGDEITAQGVNAGAVVREAAKLMQGGGGGQAFFATAGGKNPDGLQAAIDKAVELIMAQVK
- the gpmI gene encoding 2,3-bisphosphoglycerate-independent phosphoglycerate mutase, with product MNNKVLLMILDGWGNGRHDKADVISTVHPEYISAMTAKYPHAELRTDGENVGLPDGQMGNSEVGHLNIGAGRVVYQDLVKINRACRDNSILENPEVKAAFEHAKKNGVNMHFMGLVSDGGVHSSLEHLFKLCDISAAYGLENTFVHCFMDGRDTDPHSGKGFVADLEKHLAATTGKIATVIGRYYAMDRDKRWERVKVAYDALVSGIGERSSDMVEAVQKSYDEGVTDEFIKPFVRIDENGQPVGMIRPNDVVVFFNYRNDRAKELTIVLTQEDMPAEGMHTMPLYYCCMTPYDAKFTGLHILFDKDNVPNTIGEFVSKQGLRQLRIAETEKYAHVTFFLNGGREAEFAGEDRILVASPKVATYDLQPEMSAPEVADKLVAALGERKFDFICLNFANGDMVGHTGVYDAIVKAVKAVDGCVAKVVEAAKENGYEVVMIADHGNADNAVNADGTPNTAHSLNPVPIVVVSDRVKSVHDGILADVAPTVLKLMGLEQPAEMTGKALVEMK
- a CDS encoding SPL family radical SAM protein produces the protein MRYIETKTILSKLRTADRWFGIAYNMNLYRGCQHGCIYCDTRSDCYGIGDIAQIAVKRNALELLPAELRARRKKRATIGTGSMNDPYMPVERELRLTRRALGMIADERFPVHVITKSSLAERDADILQEISATYAAVSFTVTCADDALSVRTEPGAPASSERFHAMAALAAKGIYTGVTMMPLLPLINDTRENVEAIVRRAKDAGASYILPMFGVTLRSGSREHFHAALERGFPGLKARYEACFGNRYECFGPNCRALDDTFRNLCAKLGIATRMEFYRPASAQQQTLF
- a CDS encoding prolyl-tRNA synthetase associated domain-containing protein — protein: MDGMETASPGAATAAPTPDERRQRVFGWLDARGIAYTWYEHPEAPTIEAARRYWRDDGSKHCKNLFFRNHKGNRHYLVCFDCERNLAIHDLEHRLRQGKLSFASEQRMERWLGLRPGSVSPFGLINDPARHVHLFLDASLQRLPAYSFHPNDNRATVVISREEFLRYLAAVGNTYEFIELY
- a CDS encoding NAD(P)-dependent oxidoreductase, which gives rise to MKPNIVFLDEYTLGGADLTRLHELGRYTGYSTTAPDEVADRCRDAEIVITNKVVMRRETLAALPGLRLICIAATGMNNIDLDAAAELGIAVRNAAGYSTHSVAETTLGAAIALRRHIVYYDRYVKSGAYSAAGQQFHFAKPTHQLYGSKWGIVGLGAIGHEVARLAAAFGCEVRYTSTSGAVREEPYPAVSLPELLGWADTVSVHAPLNDHTRGLIGAPELAVMKQSAILVNVARGGIVDEAALAEALDRGSVAGAALDVFSREPLAADNPLLGIREPDRLLLSPHNAWSPREAIDVLVGCIAENIEEFCKAR
- a CDS encoding ThiF family adenylyltransferase, yielding MDNWLERTELLLGKEKLDLLRQAHVLVVGLGGVGAYAAEMIARAGVGHMTIADADTVAPSNINRQLVALHSTVGRQKAEVLADRLRDINPAIGLTVVNRYIRDEETYTLLDAAAYDFVVDAIDTLSPKLALIKGALDRSLPLVSSMGAGAKTDPTKMEIADISKTHHCPLAHMLRKRLHKLGVRSGFKAVFSPEAMREGAMILCDEQNKKSNVGTISYIPALFGIGCASVAIRTLIGEMD
- a CDS encoding TatD family hydrolase, with the translated sequence MTAQFVNIHTHRPTGRGIELRTAGIHPWDADKEDIAALGTLPADVQAIGETGLDYARGAGRQQQLAAFRAQLALARDRQLPVVLHCVRAFEPVMLELAAREPRAVIFHGFIGSPEQARRALEKGYYLSFGVRTFSSPKTMEALRETPPGQLFLETDDSDTGIEEVYAHAAAVRGTTVEALKRATTENYERIFAPQNG
- a CDS encoding Na(+)-translocating NADH-quinone reductase subunit A codes for the protein MSKIITLRKGLDINLRGKAQESLADAPQASEYALSPLDFEGVTPKLLVKVGDEVKAGTPLFFNKYSERVLFTSPVSGTVAAVNRGEKRKVLSVTVTPDATQSYEEFAKPDLQKASREEIVELLLRSGLWPMIVQRPYGIIADPNDTPKAVFVSAFDSAPLAPDYNFVLRNEQKNLQAGIEVMRRLTPGKVHLSVRAKAEGQMPMLKGAELHTFAGKHPAGNVGIQIHHIDPVNKGDVVWTVNIQDLAIIGRLFNEGRVDMTKIIAVAGSEIEKPQYCRVVAGARVDSILRGNVKPQKEGDRVRIISGNVLTGTKTPADGFLGFYANQLTVIPEGDKYELLGWAMPRFNKFSVSRSYFSWLCPKKAYDLDTNMNGGERPFVVTGLYEQYLPMDIYPMYLLKACLAGDIDKMENLGIYEVVEEDFALCEFVDPSKIEIQQIIRDGINLMIKEA
- a CDS encoding NADH:ubiquinone reductase (Na(+)-transporting) subunit B; protein product: MSALRNLVDKIKPTFTKGGKLGFLESTFDAFETFLFVPNTTTQKGAHIRDCNDMKRTMIMVVVALMPALLFGFYNTGYLHFLSQGVQPEFWASLWFGFLKVLPIIVVSYVVGLGIEFAFAQARGHEVNEGFLVTGLLIPMIMPVDIPLWMVALATAFSVIFGKEVFGGTGMNVFNPALLARAFAFFAYTPSMSGATVWIAGLSSGEGVVDGFSGATALENLSTTGQMGYSAMDAFLGFIPGCIGETSTLAILLGAAILLFTGVASWRTMVSVFVGGLAMGYFFQAIGVTTYPAWYHLIIGGFAFGAVFMATDPVTSAQTNTGKYIVGLLTGALAVLIRVVNPAYPEGMMLSILFMNALAPLVDYYVVEANISRRKKRVKLAK